A window from Kovacikia minuta CCNUW1 encodes these proteins:
- a CDS encoding tetratricopeptide repeat protein, with the protein MAVGLSKMTLASPIALQQPNLSGQQLDATTKQMAEKGNKQVSLLIAEEEGDRKKQALIYERLGENYFDLEDNAQALTSFTNALELFRDLGDQKAQARILNRIGRVYYLSGEPEKASERYNEALQLLEKDPDQRLEATIRLNIGLLFADKGAKDFAARIFYEALQLARKIDYHEVAISAVNGIVQTLFDAPEDYQNALNIYEQLLKEVHASGDQFGEAIVLNNIGRRYALHGDHQQALNRYDAALSLLRTGGYRREEALILSNIALEYRNQGDLKAALKAINAATSIIGELRNKISSKDLRTSFFSSLQAIYQFKIDLLMQMGREAEALETADRTRARTLIELLTESRADIHKGISEERRLEGIALQQKLNARETERSRLFTVKSAEAQISKVQVEEVLSGWILRRFPRSREVQ; encoded by the coding sequence ATGGCAGTGGGGCTGTCTAAGATGACATTGGCAAGTCCGATAGCATTGCAACAGCCAAATTTATCTGGACAACAGCTAGATGCCACAACAAAGCAGATGGCTGAGAAAGGAAACAAGCAAGTATCACTGCTCATAGCGGAAGAAGAAGGCGATCGAAAAAAGCAAGCTCTTATTTATGAAAGACTTGGTGAAAACTATTTCGATTTAGAAGATAACGCACAAGCTTTGACCTCTTTTACCAACGCACTAGAATTATTTCGTGATTTAGGCGATCAAAAAGCACAAGCTAGAATCCTAAATCGCATTGGCAGAGTTTACTATCTCTCAGGAGAACCAGAGAAAGCATCGGAAAGATACAATGAGGCGCTACAGCTTTTGGAGAAAGACCCTGATCAACGACTGGAAGCGACAATTCGCCTTAATATAGGCTTACTTTTCGCTGATAAGGGAGCTAAGGATTTTGCAGCACGAATTTTTTATGAGGCATTGCAACTAGCTCGAAAAATAGATTACCACGAGGTAGCAATCTCTGCTGTTAATGGAATTGTCCAAACACTTTTTGATGCTCCAGAAGATTATCAAAATGCGTTGAATATCTACGAACAATTATTAAAGGAGGTTCATGCATCAGGAGATCAATTTGGAGAAGCCATCGTTCTTAACAACATTGGCAGACGCTATGCTCTTCACGGAGATCATCAACAAGCATTGAATCGCTACGATGCAGCACTGTCTTTGCTTCGTACAGGAGGTTATCGTAGAGAAGAAGCTTTGATCCTCAGCAACATCGCGCTTGAATATCGTAATCAAGGTGATTTAAAGGCAGCATTGAAAGCAATCAACGCCGCAACCAGTATTATCGGAGAACTGCGCAACAAAATTAGCAGTAAAGATTTACGAACCTCATTTTTCTCTAGTCTTCAAGCCATCTACCAGTTCAAAATCGATTTATTGATGCAGATGGGGCGTGAGGCTGAAGCATTAGAAACCGCCGATCGCACCCGCGCCCGCACTCTCATCGAACTCCTCACCGAATCCCGTGCTGACATCCACAAAGGCATTAGCGAAGAACGACGACTAGAAGGAATCGCCTTGCAACAAAAGCTGAATGCTAGAGAAACGGAACGCAGCCGATTATTTACTGTTAAAAGCGCAGAGGCGCAGATTTCTAAAGTACAGGTAGAAGAAGTTCTTTCTGGTTGGATACTCCGGCGATTTCCCCGATCCAGAGAAGTACAGTGA
- a CDS encoding ribbon-helix-helix domain-containing protein: protein MENQNISTTFNLPSDLLAATDQAVQSGKAKSRDEFVALALRHELAALKRTEIDVALAEMASDPDYQAEVLQMESEFANAQWEAKASIGRSV, encoded by the coding sequence ATGGAAAATCAGAACATTTCCACAACCTTCAATCTGCCCAGTGACCTCCTGGCGGCAACGGATCAAGCGGTGCAGTCCGGCAAAGCAAAGAGTCGGGATGAATTTGTGGCACTCGCCTTGCGCCATGAACTGGCAGCCTTAAAACGGACCGAAATTGATGTGGCTCTGGCAGAAATGGCAAGTGACCCAGACTATCAAGCTGAAGTCCTTCAGATGGAATCAGAATTTGCTAACGCCCAATGGGAGGCGAAGGCTTCGATCGGGAGAAGTGTCTGA
- a CDS encoding type II toxin-antitoxin system PemK/MazF family toxin produces the protein MNRGEIYDARLDPTEGSEQGGIRPVINCQP, from the coding sequence ATGAACCGGGGAGAAATCTACGATGCGCGTCTCGATCCAACGGAGGGATCTGAACAAGGTGGAATTCGTCCTGTCATTAATTGTCAGCCGTGA
- a CDS encoding type II toxin-antitoxin system PemK/MazF family toxin, translating to MEFVLSLIVSRDVINASSPVVLAVPCTTYRPGKRIYPTQVLIQSPDGGLTQDSIAMAGQVRVLSKSRLLRLRGTLSDGSISQLNQALLIALDLPEQDNQ from the coding sequence GTGGAATTCGTCCTGTCATTAATTGTCAGCCGTGATGTGATTAATGCTTCCAGCCCAGTAGTTCTGGCAGTTCCCTGCACTACCTATCGTCCAGGAAAGCGGATTTACCCAACACAAGTTCTGATTCAATCACCGGATGGAGGTTTGACTCAGGATTCAATTGCAATGGCAGGTCAGGTCAGGGTGTTGTCCAAGTCCCGCCTTCTCCGTTTGCGAGGTACCCTTTCTGATGGGAGCATCTCGCAATTGAATCAGGCTCTTTTAATCGCTTTGGATCTGCCAGAACAGGATAATCAGTAA